In the Alkaliphilus oremlandii OhILAs genome, one interval contains:
- the cbiQ gene encoding cobalt ECF transporter T component CbiQ produces MLIDKYAYINKLANFNPYIKFTMVAMALAIATIVSNNYVNILILITMSLLTVVVGGIPLNRYIKALLIPLVFLVVSIVSVLISISQKDVYVARIEVLRYYIGFTEESLFQSIHILTRVFACLSATFFLAFTTSINQLIRIFKKLRVPNVVIELLILTYRSIFIFLEEMQEIYRAQEIRFGYSGYRNSFRSTALLMKSLFIRVLQKYEDMVISLECKLYNGEFKIGD; encoded by the coding sequence ATGCTCATCGATAAGTATGCCTATATCAATAAATTAGCAAATTTTAATCCTTACATAAAATTTACAATGGTAGCTATGGCCTTAGCCATAGCTACCATTGTCAGCAATAATTATGTCAATATTCTTATATTGATCACCATGTCTCTCCTTACTGTTGTAGTAGGAGGAATCCCACTAAATCGATATATAAAAGCACTATTGATACCCTTAGTGTTCTTAGTGGTCAGTATAGTCAGTGTCCTAATCAGTATATCTCAAAAGGATGTTTATGTTGCTCGGATTGAAGTCCTACGTTATTATATTGGATTTACAGAGGAATCCTTATTCCAGTCCATCCATATCCTTACGAGAGTATTTGCATGTTTATCAGCAACATTTTTTTTAGCATTCACCACTTCCATTAATCAATTGATTCGGATTTTTAAAAAACTACGTGTTCCCAATGTAGTAATTGAGCTTTTAATCTTAACCTATAGGTCTATATTTATATTCCTAGAGGAAATGCAGGAAATCTATAGGGCGCAGGAAATACGGTTCGGCTATTCAGGCTATAGAAATAGTTTTAGATCAACGGCTTTGCTGATGAAATCTCTATTCATTCGAGTTTTGCAGAAGTATGAGGATATGGTGATTTCTTTGGAATGCAAATTATATAATGGCGAATTCAAAATAGGTGATTAG
- a CDS encoding energy-coupling factor ABC transporter ATP-binding protein, with translation MIKIEALNYQYEDGTKALVDVNMDLGKGDVIGIIGANGSGKSTLFLNMLGILKPREGSIKYQGKILKYDRKSLREYRKEVTMVFQDPEKQLFYSRVYDDVAFTLRNLNYDENHIQDRVNTALQKVRAEELKDKPTHFLSYGQKKRVAIAGVLVMDTKVLLLDEPTAGLDPHMTRQIKGIIKEVSKEKKLVISSHDMDFIYEICDYIYVLGNGRVLGEGETKEIFLRTSLLEEALLEKPWLIKIHEGLGLPLYRYESELFQEN, from the coding sequence ATGATAAAAATAGAAGCGTTAAATTATCAATATGAAGATGGAACAAAAGCTTTAGTAGACGTGAACATGGACCTTGGAAAAGGTGATGTCATCGGGATCATTGGTGCCAATGGTTCTGGAAAATCAACATTATTTCTCAATATGTTAGGTATATTGAAACCGAGAGAAGGCTCTATAAAGTATCAAGGAAAAATACTCAAATACGATAGAAAATCTTTGCGAGAATATAGAAAAGAAGTTACCATGGTATTTCAGGACCCAGAGAAACAACTTTTTTATTCTAGGGTCTATGACGATGTAGCATTTACATTAAGAAATTTAAATTATGATGAAAATCATATTCAAGATAGAGTGAATACCGCCTTGCAGAAGGTAAGGGCAGAAGAGCTAAAGGATAAGCCAACCCACTTTTTAAGCTACGGTCAGAAGAAGAGGGTAGCCATCGCAGGTGTATTGGTGATGGATACTAAGGTTCTTTTATTAGATGAACCGACGGCGGGGCTGGACCCTCACATGACAAGGCAAATAAAAGGGATTATAAAGGAAGTAAGCAAGGAAAAGAAATTGGTGATCTCATCCCATGATATGGATTTTATATATGAGATTTGTGATTATATCTACGTTCTAGGAAATGGAAGAGTTCTTGGCGAAGGAGAAACAAAGGAGATATTTCTTAGAACATCATTGTTAGAAGAAGCACTGCTAGAAAAGCCATGGCTCATTAAGATACATGAAGGGCTAGGCTTGCCACTATATCGGTACGAAAGCGAATTATTTCAAGAAAATTAA
- a CDS encoding precorrin-8X methylmutase, whose amino-acid sequence MYIKNPMEIEDKSMDIIEEVMGDTSFTEEESTVAKRMIHTTGDFEYRKIIVFQNNFIKEAKDSIKAGGTIFTDTKMASMGINKAALTKADCDLKCYIDDERVYALSKELGTTRSACAVDLAVEDGVDMFVIGNAPTALFRLLELVKEGKVNPKFIVGVPVGFVGAAESKEYLREFDIPNITTIGTKGGSNVAASIVNALLYMVVGR is encoded by the coding sequence ATGTATATCAAAAACCCTATGGAGATTGAAGACAAAAGCATGGATATCATCGAAGAAGTAATGGGGGACACATCCTTTACGGAGGAAGAGAGTACTGTTGCCAAAAGAATGATTCATACGACTGGAGACTTTGAATACAGAAAAATTATTGTGTTTCAAAATAATTTTATAAAGGAAGCAAAAGACAGTATCAAGGCTGGAGGCACCATATTTACAGATACGAAGATGGCATCCATGGGAATCAATAAAGCGGCGCTTACAAAGGCGGATTGTGACCTGAAATGCTATATTGACGATGAAAGAGTGTATGCTCTATCCAAGGAGCTAGGTACTACAAGATCAGCGTGTGCTGTAGACTTAGCAGTAGAGGATGGTGTCGATATGTTTGTTATCGGAAATGCACCTACTGCATTGTTCAGGCTTTTAGAGCTGGTGAAGGAAGGAAAAGTGAATCCGAAATTCATCGTTGGTGTTCCTGTAGGCTTTGTCGGTGCTGCGGAGTCAAAGGAGTATTTAAGAGAATTTGATATTCCAAATATCACCACCATAGGAACAAAGGGCGGAAGTAATGTTGCTGCATCTATTGTTAATGCATTGTTATATATGGTGGTCGGTAGATAA
- the cbiD gene encoding cobalt-precorrin-5B (C(1))-methyltransferase CbiD: MLDLYVIKEGKRLRCGYTTGSCAAAAAKAAAIMLETGKVLQFVEIDTPANIPLKLEVHNPSIDPEKASCAIVKDAGDDPDNTDGIEIYAEVRKRQDGQVHIHGGTGIGRIVRKGLFGTVGQAAINPVPLQMIEKEIRAVSDKGYDVTIYAPQGEVIAKKTFNANIGIEGGISIIGTKGIVYPMSEEALIKTIYMEMDMVEQKHGLSNIILVPGNYGEKISDTLGLSEARVKISNYIGDSLLYAYNKGFQSMTLIGHIGKFSKLSIGVFNTHSKVCDGRMEAFIYYLALMGAPRQLIEEVNGAVTAEEGLHICIDAGYGEVIKKMEQGAEQKIRKYIKDENYPVKVIIYSMERGVHMG, translated from the coding sequence ATGTTGGATCTATATGTAATTAAAGAAGGAAAAAGATTGAGATGCGGATACACTACGGGTTCCTGTGCGGCAGCGGCAGCAAAAGCAGCAGCTATAATGCTGGAAACTGGTAAGGTCCTTCAGTTTGTAGAAATTGACACACCAGCTAATATCCCATTGAAGCTAGAAGTACATAATCCTAGCATAGATCCAGAGAAGGCTTCCTGCGCCATTGTGAAAGACGCTGGAGATGATCCCGACAATACCGATGGCATAGAGATCTATGCAGAGGTTAGAAAGAGACAGGATGGCCAGGTTCATATCCATGGCGGCACTGGGATCGGTAGAATCGTGAGAAAGGGCTTATTTGGAACCGTAGGACAAGCAGCCATTAATCCAGTACCCCTTCAAATGATTGAAAAAGAAATTCGAGCAGTTTCAGATAAGGGATACGATGTGACCATCTATGCACCTCAAGGAGAGGTCATTGCTAAAAAAACCTTCAATGCCAATATTGGAATTGAAGGAGGCATCTCTATTATTGGGACGAAGGGAATTGTTTATCCAATGTCTGAAGAGGCATTGATTAAAACCATTTATATGGAAATGGACATGGTGGAACAAAAACATGGATTATCAAACATCATCTTAGTTCCTGGAAACTATGGTGAAAAAATCTCAGATACCTTAGGATTATCGGAGGCTAGAGTTAAAATATCCAATTATATTGGGGACAGTCTCTTATATGCCTATAATAAGGGATTTCAGTCCATGACCTTAATCGGCCATATCGGAAAGTTTTCGAAACTTTCCATCGGTGTTTTTAATACCCACAGTAAAGTATGTGATGGTAGAATGGAAGCCTTCATTTACTACTTAGCATTAATGGGTGCACCGCGACAGCTCATCGAGGAAGTAAATGGTGCAGTTACAGCGGAAGAAGGACTACATATTTGTATCGATGCAGGGTACGGTGAAGTTATCAAGAAAATGGAGCAGGGTGCAGAGCAGAAAATAAGGAAAT